Proteins co-encoded in one Cupriavidus taiwanensis genomic window:
- a CDS encoding FAD-binding protein produces the protein MHPDSVTPVYAPLRLDDPDAHPWQAACDAVVVGFGAAGACAALEAAQGGARVIVAERFEGGGASAKSGGVVYAGGGTSYQAAAGYADTPQAMADYLRQETGGVVSEAALQSFCERSRDMLAWLEGLGVRFAATVPPRKTSYPAQPYYLYYSGNEAVPAYARHATPAPRGHRVKGPGMSGRTLYGVLRGAVEARTDITVMRQTAARRLIVDKNGSVIGIELWQVPPGRHQKRHARLARLAERLHNAMPGVADLLRRRVLQLELRHAQPVAVRTRAVVLATGGFIFNRAMVARHAGKYLQNWRLGATGCDGSGIRLGESAGAAARHLERVSAWRFINPPFDWGRGCVVDAQGARIGNEETYGATLGHAICERHGGRAWLILDRALARAALRECLGGRLWAFQALPAAMLLLAGATRASSIEALAGKLGMPAAALRATLDAYSAAARGEIPDPAGKSAPMCASLETGPWVALDISANSRVFPCPAITLGGLSVEESSGRVLAAADGASEGAPIAGLYAVGRTAVGIASNHYVSGLSLADCIWSGRNAGRHLAQQPAGHPIGGQQAHTHQETTHEPTY, from the coding sequence CGGCGCCGCGGGCGCCTGCGCCGCGCTGGAGGCGGCGCAAGGCGGCGCGCGCGTCATCGTCGCCGAGCGCTTTGAAGGCGGCGGCGCCAGCGCGAAGAGCGGCGGGGTGGTGTATGCCGGCGGCGGCACCTCCTACCAGGCCGCCGCGGGCTATGCCGATACGCCGCAGGCCATGGCGGATTACCTGCGCCAGGAGACCGGCGGCGTCGTCAGCGAGGCCGCGCTGCAGTCCTTCTGCGAGCGCAGTCGCGACATGCTGGCCTGGCTGGAGGGCTTGGGCGTGCGCTTTGCTGCCACCGTGCCGCCGCGCAAGACGTCGTACCCGGCGCAGCCGTATTACCTCTATTACTCCGGCAACGAAGCCGTGCCCGCTTACGCGCGGCACGCTACGCCAGCGCCGCGCGGGCACCGCGTGAAAGGCCCCGGCATGTCCGGCCGCACGCTCTACGGCGTGTTGCGCGGCGCGGTCGAGGCCCGGACGGACATCACCGTCATGCGCCAGACCGCGGCGCGCCGGCTGATCGTCGACAAGAATGGCTCGGTCATCGGCATCGAGCTGTGGCAGGTGCCGCCCGGACGCCACCAGAAGCGCCACGCCCGCCTGGCGCGGCTGGCCGAGCGCCTGCACAACGCCATGCCCGGCGTCGCCGACCTGCTGCGCCGGCGGGTGCTGCAGCTCGAGCTGCGCCATGCGCAACCGGTGGCGGTGCGCACCCGCGCCGTGGTGCTGGCCACCGGCGGCTTTATCTTCAACCGCGCCATGGTGGCGCGCCATGCCGGCAAGTACCTGCAGAACTGGCGCCTCGGCGCGACCGGGTGCGACGGCAGCGGCATCCGGCTCGGTGAATCGGCGGGTGCGGCCGCGCGGCACCTGGAGCGCGTATCGGCCTGGCGCTTTATCAATCCGCCGTTCGACTGGGGCCGCGGCTGCGTGGTCGACGCGCAGGGCGCGCGCATCGGCAACGAGGAAACCTATGGCGCCACGCTGGGCCACGCCATCTGCGAACGGCATGGCGGGCGCGCCTGGCTGATCCTGGACCGCGCGCTGGCGCGCGCCGCGCTGCGTGAATGCCTGGGCGGCCGCTTGTGGGCGTTCCAGGCCTTGCCCGCGGCAATGCTGTTGCTCGCCGGCGCCACGCGTGCCTCCAGCATCGAGGCCCTGGCCGGCAAGCTGGGCATGCCAGCGGCCGCGCTGCGCGCCACCCTCGACGCCTATAGCGCCGCCGCGCGCGGTGAGATTCCCGACCCGGCCGGCAAGTCCGCGCCGATGTGCGCCTCGCTCGAGACCGGGCCATGGGTCGCGCTCGACATCTCGGCGAACTCGCGCGTCTTCCCCTGTCCGGCGATCACGCTCGGCGGGCTGTCGGTGGAAGAGTCCAGCGGCCGGGTGCTGGCCGCGGCCGATGGCGCCTCAGAAGGTGCCCCCATAGCGGGCCTCTACGCCGTGGGCCGGACCGCGGTGGGCATCGCCTCCAACCATTACGTAAGCGGCCTGTCGCTTGCCGACTGCATCTGGTCGGGACGCAACGCGGGCCGCCATCTCGCACAACAGCCTGCCGGCCACCCCATCGGCGGACAGCAGGCGCATACCCACCAGGAGACTACCCATGAGCCGACGTACTGA
- a CDS encoding SDR family oxidoreductase — protein sequence MSRRTEGKIAIVTGAASGVGKEDALLLAREGARVVLTDLNEEAGHALAREIGETALFVPHDIASEAGWQQVMARTEQRFGAPSVLVNNAAILMLGSVEEATLEQWQRVMRINADGYFLGCKYGVAAMKTGGGSIVNMSSVAALGGMGAFCAYSASKGAVAALTRAVAGHCKQSGYRIRCNSIHPDGILTPMTAAFLPGGATVLPEEVGGAEPMQRMCHPRDVANLVLFLASDESRFINGAELRIDNAQTIMGVA from the coding sequence ATGAGCCGACGTACTGAAGGAAAGATCGCCATCGTCACCGGGGCCGCCAGCGGCGTCGGCAAGGAAGACGCGCTGCTGCTGGCGCGCGAAGGCGCGCGCGTGGTGCTGACCGACCTCAACGAGGAGGCGGGCCACGCGCTGGCGCGCGAGATCGGCGAGACCGCGCTGTTCGTGCCGCACGACATTGCCAGCGAAGCCGGCTGGCAGCAGGTGATGGCGCGCACCGAACAGCGCTTCGGCGCGCCCAGCGTGCTGGTCAACAACGCCGCCATCCTGATGCTGGGCTCGGTCGAGGAGGCCACGCTGGAGCAGTGGCAGCGCGTGATGCGCATCAACGCCGACGGCTACTTCCTGGGCTGCAAGTACGGCGTGGCGGCGATGAAGACGGGCGGCGGCAGCATCGTCAATATGTCGTCGGTGGCGGCGCTCGGCGGCATGGGTGCGTTCTGCGCCTATAGCGCCAGCAAGGGCGCGGTGGCCGCGCTGACGCGCGCCGTCGCGGGCCATTGCAAGCAGAGCGGCTACCGCATCCGCTGCAACTCGATCCATCCGGACGGCATCCTGACGCCGATGACCGCGGCCTTCCTGCCAGGCGGCGCCACCGTGCTGCCCGAGGAAGTCGGCGGGGCCGAGCCGATGCAGCGCATGTGCCATCCGCGCGACGTGGCCAACCTGGTGCTGTTTCTGGCGTCGGACGAATCGCGCTTCATCAACGGCGCGGAACTGCGCATCGACAACGCGCAGACCATCATGGGCGTGGCCTGA
- a CDS encoding ferredoxin--NADP reductase, translating to MAPVQFHRLQIAEVVAETDQAHSLVFALPEALRETFAYRPGQFLTLRVPVDGVPLQRCYSLSSSPGVDGALRVTVKRVQSGRVSNWICDHLDAGDTVEAMPPAGVFTPPALQGDFLLLAGGSGITPVLSIAKAALRHGRGAVTLVYANRDERSIIFREALAELARSHPGRLRVIHWLDSVQGPPTQRQLEELVRPWSMAQCFVCGPGPFMDGAQAALQALGVPRGQLHVERFVSLPDAPAATAPASVAATEATQAAQAAPAMRGAALTVQLDGATHQVGVAPDETVLDALQRAGVAAPNSCRAGLCGACMCQVTRGDVTLGENHVLDRADLEAGWTLACQARPASSEIHLKFPD from the coding sequence ATGGCGCCAGTGCAATTCCATCGGCTGCAGATCGCCGAAGTGGTCGCGGAGACGGACCAGGCGCATTCACTGGTATTCGCGCTGCCGGAGGCACTGCGCGAGACCTTTGCCTACCGCCCCGGCCAGTTCCTGACGTTGCGCGTGCCGGTCGACGGCGTGCCGCTGCAGCGCTGCTATTCGCTGTCCAGTTCGCCGGGCGTGGACGGCGCGCTGCGCGTCACCGTCAAGCGCGTGCAGAGCGGGCGCGTGTCCAACTGGATCTGCGACCATCTCGACGCCGGCGATACGGTCGAGGCGATGCCGCCGGCGGGCGTGTTCACGCCGCCCGCGCTGCAGGGCGATTTCCTGCTGCTGGCGGGCGGCAGCGGCATCACGCCGGTGCTGTCGATCGCCAAGGCGGCGCTGCGGCACGGGCGCGGCGCGGTCACGCTGGTGTATGCCAACCGCGACGAGCGCTCCATCATCTTTCGCGAGGCGCTGGCGGAACTGGCGCGCAGCCATCCCGGCCGCCTGCGCGTGATTCACTGGCTGGACAGCGTGCAGGGCCCGCCCACGCAGCGCCAGCTCGAGGAACTGGTGCGGCCGTGGAGCATGGCGCAGTGCTTTGTCTGCGGCCCCGGCCCCTTCATGGACGGCGCCCAGGCCGCGCTGCAGGCGCTGGGCGTGCCGCGCGGCCAGCTGCACGTGGAGCGCTTCGTATCGTTGCCCGATGCGCCGGCGGCCACGGCGCCGGCCAGCGTGGCCGCGACCGAAGCCACGCAGGCCGCCCAGGCCGCGCCCGCGATGCGCGGCGCTGCGCTGACCGTGCAACTGGACGGCGCGACCCACCAGGTCGGCGTAGCGCCCGACGAGACCGTGCTCGACGCGCTGCAACGCGCCGGCGTGGCCGCGCCCAACTCCTGCCGCGCCGGCCTGTGCGGTGCCTGCATGTGCCAGGTGACGCGGGGCGACGTGACGCTCGGCGAAAACCATGTGCTCGACCGCGCCGACCTGGAGGCGGGCTGGACCCTGGCCTGCCAGGCGCGCCCGGCCAGCAGCGAAATCCACCTGAAGTTCCCGGATTGA
- a CDS encoding FadD3 family acyl-CoA ligase produces MTPSDTLDAIVAPAGIDATANDSIAETIPELLRRAASRHGERIAIQEDGLRLSYAALDAHRIEAARALMALGVQPGDRVAVWAPNFSEWIIAALATHSVGAALVPLNTRMKGAEAGAVLADSGARLLFCVDGFLGESYPQMLAPHRPATLERLVILRPGQGRAAGADELTWDDFLARASHTEPAAFAAREAGVRGDTPMDIMFTSGTTGRPKGVMTAHAQNLRAIDGWAAITGVRAGDRYLIVNPFFHTFGYKAGWLAALSRGATVLPHLVFDAEAVMTRVENERITVLPGPPTLYQTLLNAPRLREFDLSSLRVAVTGASAIAPALIQRMRDELGFDTIITGYGLTESCGFATLTRSGDDAETVAATSGRAMPGIEIRCIDAHGEAVATGQPGEVLVRGYNVMQGYFGLPEATAEAIDADGWLHTGDVGTLDARGYLRITDRIKDMFIVGGFNCYPAEVEKLLVAHPAVAQVAVVGMPHDRLGEVGRAYVVLRHGARVDADTLIAWARRHMANYKVPREVLFVSSLPVSAAGKVLKYQLREA; encoded by the coding sequence ATGACTCCATCTGACACCCTCGACGCCATTGTGGCACCGGCCGGCATCGACGCCACGGCAAACGACAGCATTGCCGAGACCATTCCCGAGCTGCTGCGGCGCGCGGCCAGCCGCCACGGCGAACGCATCGCCATCCAGGAAGACGGGCTGCGCCTGAGCTACGCCGCACTCGACGCGCACCGGATCGAAGCGGCGCGCGCGCTGATGGCGCTCGGCGTACAGCCCGGCGACCGCGTGGCCGTGTGGGCGCCGAACTTCTCCGAGTGGATCATCGCGGCACTGGCCACGCACAGCGTGGGCGCGGCGCTGGTGCCGCTCAATACGCGCATGAAAGGGGCCGAAGCCGGCGCGGTGCTGGCCGACAGCGGCGCGCGCCTGCTGTTCTGCGTCGACGGCTTCCTCGGCGAAAGCTATCCGCAGATGCTGGCGCCGCATCGACCCGCCACGCTGGAGCGGCTGGTGATCCTGCGGCCGGGGCAGGGCCGGGCCGCCGGCGCGGACGAATTGACGTGGGACGATTTCCTCGCGCGGGCGTCGCACACCGAGCCGGCGGCATTTGCCGCGCGTGAAGCCGGCGTGCGCGGCGACACGCCGATGGACATCATGTTCACCTCGGGCACCACCGGCCGGCCCAAGGGCGTGATGACCGCGCACGCGCAGAACCTGCGCGCCATCGACGGCTGGGCCGCCATCACCGGCGTGCGCGCCGGCGACCGCTACCTGATCGTCAATCCGTTCTTCCATACCTTCGGCTACAAGGCCGGATGGCTGGCGGCGCTGTCGCGCGGGGCCACGGTGCTGCCTCACCTGGTGTTCGACGCCGAGGCCGTGATGACGCGCGTCGAGAACGAACGCATCACGGTGCTGCCTGGCCCGCCAACGCTGTACCAGACGCTGCTCAACGCGCCGCGCCTGCGCGAGTTCGACCTTTCATCGCTGCGCGTGGCGGTGACCGGCGCCTCGGCGATCGCACCGGCGCTGATCCAGCGCATGCGTGACGAACTGGGCTTCGACACCATCATCACCGGCTATGGGCTGACCGAATCATGCGGCTTCGCCACGCTGACGCGCTCCGGCGACGACGCCGAAACCGTTGCCGCCACCTCCGGCCGCGCGATGCCGGGCATCGAAATCCGCTGCATCGATGCGCACGGCGAGGCGGTCGCCACCGGCCAGCCGGGCGAAGTGCTGGTGCGCGGCTACAACGTGATGCAGGGCTATTTCGGCCTGCCGGAAGCCACCGCGGAAGCCATCGACGCCGACGGCTGGCTGCACACGGGCGACGTCGGCACGCTCGATGCGCGCGGCTACCTGCGCATCACCGACCGCATCAAGGACATGTTTATCGTCGGCGGCTTCAACTGCTACCCGGCCGAGGTGGAGAAGCTGCTGGTGGCGCATCCGGCGGTGGCCCAGGTCGCGGTGGTGGGCATGCCGCATGACCGCCTCGGTGAGGTCGGCCGCGCCTATGTGGTACTGCGCCACGGTGCGCGCGTCGACGCCGACACGCTGATCGCCTGGGCACGCCGGCACATGGCCAACTACAAGGTGCCGCGCGAGGTGCTGTTCGTGAGCTCGCTGCCGGTGAGTGCGGCGGGCAAGGTGCTGAAGTACCAGCTGCGTGAAGCCTGA
- a CDS encoding nuclear transport factor 2 family protein encodes MTDIADIADRLARLEAAEAIRALKLRYLRACDDKDPEAMRACFVADNAHIHYDRIGSFPGRDALVQCFAELACRPTLREMHFAGQSEIRVLDDESARGSWDLAYLALDDANGSRTFLSGRYADEYVRVDGVWLIRSTVFTTGLLSQEG; translated from the coding sequence ATGACCGACATTGCCGACATCGCCGACCGCCTTGCGCGCCTGGAAGCCGCGGAGGCGATCCGTGCGCTCAAGCTGCGCTACCTGCGGGCATGCGACGACAAGGATCCCGAAGCCATGCGGGCCTGCTTCGTGGCCGACAACGCGCATATCCACTATGACCGCATCGGCAGCTTTCCCGGGCGTGATGCGCTGGTGCAGTGCTTTGCGGAGCTGGCTTGCCGGCCTACGCTGCGCGAGATGCACTTTGCCGGGCAGTCGGAGATACGGGTACTGGATGACGAGTCGGCGCGGGGTAGCTGGGACCTTGCGTACCTGGCGCTGGATGATGCCAATGGTTCGCGTACGTTCCTGAGCGGGCGCTATGCGGATGAGTATGTGCGGGTCGATGGCGTGTGGTTGATCCGCTCGACGGTGTTTACGACGGGATTGCTGTCGCAGGAAGGATAA
- a CDS encoding SDR family NAD(P)-dependent oxidoreductase, giving the protein MKQSEQAIVAVVTGGSRGAGKGIALALGAAGATVYVTGRTEQEGSAPLPGTIHATAREVDALGGRGIAVACDHGDDAQVAALFRRVRAEAGRLDILVNNATYLHDQLIQPGPFWQKPLEMAGILDVGLRSGYVASWHAAPVMAAQGRGLIVFTSSFGANCYMHGPAYGAQKAGIDKFAHDMAVDLRPHGVAAVSVWMGPLRTARTLRVWEQHPDKYAAFAPVAETPEFTGKVIEALYRDPGLMEKSGQVLIAAEAALEYGIVDAEGVQPPSYREALGGPPAVHPAIVE; this is encoded by the coding sequence ATGAAGCAGTCGGAACAGGCCATCGTCGCGGTCGTCACGGGCGGCTCCCGCGGCGCCGGCAAGGGCATCGCGCTGGCGCTCGGCGCGGCTGGCGCAACGGTGTACGTGACCGGGCGCACCGAGCAGGAAGGCAGCGCCCCCCTGCCGGGCACCATCCACGCCACCGCGCGCGAGGTCGATGCGCTTGGCGGGCGCGGCATCGCGGTGGCCTGCGACCATGGCGACGACGCCCAGGTCGCGGCGCTGTTCCGCCGCGTGCGCGCAGAAGCCGGACGACTCGACATCCTGGTCAACAACGCCACCTACCTGCATGACCAGCTGATCCAGCCGGGGCCGTTCTGGCAGAAGCCGCTGGAGATGGCCGGCATCCTCGACGTGGGGCTGCGTTCCGGCTACGTGGCCAGCTGGCACGCCGCGCCGGTGATGGCGGCGCAGGGACGCGGGCTGATCGTGTTCACGTCGTCGTTCGGCGCCAATTGCTATATGCATGGGCCGGCCTATGGCGCGCAGAAGGCAGGGATCGACAAGTTCGCGCACGACATGGCGGTGGACCTGCGGCCGCATGGCGTGGCGGCGGTGTCGGTGTGGATGGGACCGCTGCGCACCGCGCGCACGCTGCGGGTATGGGAGCAGCATCCGGACAAGTACGCGGCGTTCGCGCCGGTGGCGGAGACTCCGGAATTTACCGGGAAGGTCATCGAAGCGCTGTATCGCGATCCCGGGCTGATGGAGAAATCGGGCCAGGTGCTGATCGCGGCGGAGGCGGCGCTGGAGTATGGGATTGTCGATGCGGAGGGGGTGCAGCCGCCTTCGTATCGAGAGGCTTTGGGTGGCCCGCCGGCGGTGCATCCGGCCATCGTGGAATAG
- a CDS encoding nuclear transport factor 2 family protein has translation MSELEPKQAIHALTCRYAQAVDRRDFSTLAELFTADARLSGPGFHMEGPQAIAKGMAELGQYRATQHHVHQQLVDIHGDTATGETYCVANHVYQQDGVQRKLDWGIRYQDRFERLQGQWRIAARELVVDWTQDLPLREA, from the coding sequence ATGTCCGAACTGGAGCCCAAGCAAGCCATCCACGCGCTGACCTGCCGCTATGCGCAGGCGGTGGACCGGCGCGATTTCTCAACCCTGGCCGAGCTGTTCACGGCGGATGCGCGGCTGAGCGGGCCGGGCTTCCACATGGAAGGACCGCAAGCCATTGCCAAGGGCATGGCGGAACTTGGCCAGTACCGCGCCACGCAGCACCATGTGCACCAGCAGCTGGTGGACATCCACGGCGATACCGCGACCGGCGAAACCTATTGCGTGGCCAACCACGTGTACCAGCAGGACGGCGTGCAGCGCAAGCTGGACTGGGGCATCCGCTACCAGGACCGCTTCGAGCGCTTGCAGGGCCAGTGGCGCATCGCGGCGCGCGAACTGGTGGTGGACTGGACGCAGGACCTGCCGCTGCGGGAGGCATGA
- a CDS encoding SDR family NAD(P)-dependent oxidoreductase, with the protein MMTTNRGLQGKTALVTGGAGGIGAASALALLRDGAAVVLMGRRREALEAARRELLAQVPGGTVAVNVGDACREADVQAALRQAWELERRIDIVVATVGGGGFRPMLMHDTASLMAELELNIASAFLAIRHAAPLMAPQGGAIVCISSNAARMTCRWLSAYCAAKGGLEAFVRAAAEELAGCGIRVNAVRPGLTRSGATGPMFDNPAMLDKFVAQMPLGRAGEPDDIASAVRYLAGPESGWVTGQSLAVDGGSELRGNPILDETVAAVYGEAALQAVLAGRIPDAI; encoded by the coding sequence ATGATGACGACCAATCGTGGACTGCAAGGCAAGACCGCACTCGTCACCGGCGGCGCCGGTGGCATCGGCGCGGCCAGCGCGCTGGCGCTGCTGCGCGATGGTGCGGCGGTCGTGCTGATGGGCCGGCGCCGTGAAGCGCTGGAAGCGGCACGGCGAGAGCTGCTTGCGCAAGTGCCCGGCGGCACGGTTGCCGTCAACGTCGGCGACGCGTGCCGCGAGGCCGATGTGCAGGCCGCGCTGCGGCAGGCCTGGGAGCTGGAGCGCCGCATCGATATCGTGGTGGCGACCGTCGGCGGCGGTGGCTTCCGTCCCATGCTGATGCATGACACGGCGTCCCTGATGGCGGAGCTGGAGCTGAATATCGCCAGCGCCTTCCTGGCGATCCGTCACGCCGCGCCGCTGATGGCGCCGCAAGGCGGCGCCATCGTCTGCATTTCTTCGAACGCGGCACGCATGACCTGCCGCTGGCTGTCGGCGTACTGCGCCGCCAAGGGGGGCCTGGAAGCCTTCGTGCGCGCCGCCGCCGAGGAACTGGCCGGATGCGGCATCCGCGTCAATGCGGTGCGGCCCGGCCTGACCCGCTCCGGAGCGACCGGGCCGATGTTCGACAACCCGGCCATGCTCGACAAGTTCGTTGCACAGATGCCGCTGGGCCGCGCCGGCGAGCCGGACGACATCGCCAGCGCGGTGCGCTACCTGGCCGGGCCGGAATCGGGCTGGGTCACCGGGCAGAGCCTCGCCGTCGATGGCGGCAGCGAGCTGCGCGGCAATCCCATCCTCGATGAAACCGTGGCGGCAGTGTATGGCGAAGCCGCGCTGCAAGCGGTGCTGGCCGGCAGGATTCCCGACGCCATCTGA
- a CDS encoding SDR family oxidoreductase codes for MNQVKGKVALVTGAASGVGRADALLLAAQGARVVLSDVNEEAGQALAREIGDTALFVRHDIASEEDWARAMAAAHDRFGRLDVLVNNAAICPPGSIEQTSLDTWRQVMRVNADGYFLGCKFGVQAMKGNPAGGSIVVMSSVAALGGLPMMCAYSGAKGAVTALARSVAVHCKRNGYRIRCNSIHPDGIWTPMTQALVPNLDPVALGIGTDPMARMCQPEDVANLVLFLASDASRFINGAELRVDNAQLISGL; via the coding sequence ATGAACCAGGTCAAGGGCAAGGTCGCGCTGGTTACCGGCGCGGCGAGCGGGGTAGGGCGTGCCGATGCGCTGCTGCTGGCGGCGCAAGGCGCGCGCGTGGTGCTCAGCGACGTCAATGAAGAGGCGGGGCAGGCGCTGGCGCGCGAGATCGGCGATACGGCATTGTTCGTGCGCCACGACATCGCTAGTGAAGAAGACTGGGCCAGGGCCATGGCGGCGGCGCACGACCGCTTCGGGCGGCTCGACGTGCTGGTCAACAATGCGGCCATCTGTCCGCCGGGATCGATTGAGCAAACCTCGCTCGACACCTGGCGGCAGGTCATGCGCGTCAATGCGGACGGCTACTTTCTCGGCTGCAAGTTCGGCGTGCAGGCGATGAAGGGCAACCCCGCCGGCGGCTCGATCGTGGTGATGTCGTCGGTGGCGGCGCTGGGCGGACTGCCGATGATGTGCGCGTACAGCGGCGCCAAAGGTGCCGTGACCGCCCTGGCGCGCAGCGTGGCCGTGCACTGCAAGCGCAACGGCTACCGCATCCGCTGCAATTCGATCCATCCCGACGGCATCTGGACGCCGATGACGCAGGCGCTGGTGCCCAACCTCGACCCGGTGGCGCTGGGCATCGGCACGGACCCGATGGCACGCATGTGCCAGCCGGAGGACGTGGCCAACCTGGTGCTGTTCCTGGCGTCGGACGCGTCGCGCTTCATCAATGGCGCGGAACTGCGCGTCGATAACGCGCAACTGATCTCGGGGCTGTAA
- a CDS encoding NAD-dependent epimerase/dehydratase family protein: MKILIVGGNGMIGGHAALHLRSRGHEVTIAGRNRPASGTPLGGLDFLRCDYIANDLPAAQLGAFDALVFAAGNDVRHVPPGGDEAAHWERANVEGVPRFFRAARAAGIRAAVHVGSFYPQAAPRLAEDNAYIRSRKLADEGVRALATDAFRVSSVNAPFVVGTVPGLTVPMFTAYTDYARGGFAPMPDFAPPGGVNFISATSLSEAIEGALLRGKNGKAYLVGDENLTFQDYFGAFFRAAGRPIPPVIDQEHPLLPDSAICFGRGNTLYYEPDVAETALLGYRRRDILRTVSEIVAQYS; this comes from the coding sequence ATGAAGATACTCATCGTCGGCGGCAACGGCATGATCGGCGGCCACGCCGCCCTGCACCTGCGCAGCCGCGGACACGAGGTCACCATCGCGGGCCGCAACCGTCCCGCCTCCGGCACGCCGCTGGGCGGGCTGGACTTCCTGCGCTGCGACTACATCGCCAACGACCTGCCCGCGGCGCAGCTGGGCGCCTTCGATGCGCTGGTATTCGCCGCCGGCAACGATGTGCGGCACGTCCCGCCTGGCGGCGACGAAGCGGCGCACTGGGAGCGCGCCAACGTCGAAGGCGTGCCGCGCTTTTTCCGCGCCGCGCGCGCTGCCGGCATCCGGGCGGCGGTGCATGTCGGCAGCTTCTATCCGCAGGCGGCGCCGCGGCTGGCCGAGGACAACGCCTATATCCGCTCGCGCAAGCTGGCCGACGAAGGCGTGCGGGCACTGGCCACGGACGCCTTCCGTGTCAGCAGCGTCAATGCCCCATTCGTGGTGGGCACGGTGCCGGGCCTGACTGTGCCGATGTTCACGGCCTACACCGACTACGCCAGGGGCGGCTTTGCGCCGATGCCGGACTTCGCGCCGCCGGGCGGCGTCAATTTCATCTCGGCCACGTCGCTGTCCGAAGCGATCGAAGGCGCCTTGTTGCGCGGCAAGAATGGCAAGGCCTACCTGGTGGGCGACGAGAACCTGACTTTCCAGGATTACTTCGGAGCGTTCTTCCGCGCTGCCGGCCGCCCGATACCGCCGGTGATCGACCAGGAGCATCCCTTGCTGCCTGACTCGGCGATCTGCTTCGGCCGGGGCAACACGCTCTACTACGAGCCGGATGTGGCCGAGACCGCCCTGCTCGGCTATCGCCGACGCGACATCCTGCGCACGGTGAGCGAGATCGTGGCGCAGTACAGCTAG
- a CDS encoding SDR family NAD(P)-dependent oxidoreductase has product MDFTDKTVLVTGGGAGIGLATAQAFLDQGARVAILELDAQRADHAHELLGRTGADVLVVQGDAADAGTVRELAAQIERRFGRLDVLVNNVGDFLRIARPFEDYTDGEIASLYAANLGHVFTVTRAMLPLLRRGESGSIVSVSSIEAFRGIPYCSVYGAFKAAITGFTQSLALELAPARIRVNLIAPETTETPQVPVSQMVAAEHQHRIPSWIPLGRFGTPQDIADGILFLAGPRAAWITGTALHVNGGALAAAGWYRDPSGAWTNMPVIVGNGMNL; this is encoded by the coding sequence ATGGATTTCACTGACAAGACCGTGCTGGTCACCGGCGGCGGCGCCGGCATCGGGCTCGCCACCGCACAGGCCTTTCTGGACCAGGGCGCGCGCGTGGCGATCCTTGAGCTCGACGCGCAGCGCGCCGACCATGCCCACGAGTTGCTGGGCAGGACCGGCGCCGACGTGCTGGTGGTGCAGGGAGACGCGGCCGACGCCGGCACCGTGCGCGAGCTGGCCGCGCAGATCGAACGGCGTTTCGGGCGGCTCGACGTGCTGGTCAACAACGTCGGCGACTTCCTGCGCATCGCCAGGCCGTTCGAGGACTATACCGACGGCGAGATCGCCAGCCTCTACGCCGCCAACCTCGGCCACGTCTTCACCGTGACCCGCGCCATGCTGCCACTGCTGCGGCGCGGCGAGTCCGGCAGCATCGTCAGCGTGTCGTCGATCGAGGCCTTCCGCGGCATTCCGTACTGCAGCGTCTACGGCGCCTTCAAGGCCGCCATCACCGGCTTTACGCAGAGCCTGGCGCTGGAGCTGGCGCCGGCGCGCATCCGCGTCAACCTGATCGCCCCCGAGACCACCGAGACCCCGCAGGTCCCCGTGTCGCAGATGGTTGCCGCCGAGCACCAGCACCGTATCCCGAGCTGGATCCCGCTGGGCCGCTTCGGCACGCCACAGGACATCGCCGACGGCATCCTGTTCCTGGCCGGGCCGCGCGCGGCGTGGATCACCGGCACGGCCCTGCATGTCAACGGCGGCGCCCTGGCCGCCGCCGGCTGGTACCGCGACCCCAGCGGGGCGTGGACCAACATGCCGGTCATCGTCGGCAACGGCATGAACCTCTGA